The sequence CCACTTTGGAAGGAATATATTGAATCAATCAACTAATCAAGATATGATTTAACTTTATTGGAAACGCTTTAATGATAAAGTTTATAAGGTTATTGTCTAGTTTGCTAATAACAGTAGCAGCTATCTTCTTAGGTTATTGTTATTTTACCAAGCAAGGCATATTTGTTTCACAAAATACAGAAATTAAAATAGGTGGGGATTTTTCTTTGATTAATCAAGACGGACAAACAGTACGCAGTAGTGATTTTAAAAATAAGTATATGATGATTTTTTTCGGATTTTCCTCATGCAAAAGAATTTGCCCTATGAACCTCGGAATAATTTCAGAAACACTTGCAAAGTTAGATAAGGAAACTGACAATAAGATACAAACATTTTTTATCACAGTTGATCCTGAGCGCGATAACATAGAAAGGCTTAAAGAATTTCAGCAGCAATTTGACCATAGAATACAAATGCTAACTGGTGAAAGACAAAAAATAGATGAAGTAGTTGCAAAGTATAAAGTATATGCAAAC is a genomic window of Wolbachia endosymbiont (group B) of Germaria angustata containing:
- a CDS encoding SCO family protein — protein: MIKFIRLLSSLLITVAAIFLGYCYFTKQGIFVSQNTEIKIGGDFSLINQDGQTVRSSDFKNKYMMIFFGFSSCKRICPMNLGIISETLAKLDKETDNKIQTFFITVDPERDNIERLKEFQQQFDHRIQMLTGERQKIDEVVAKYKVYANKVGGEEEINHSSIIYLIGPEGKYVTHFVADLNSDESQSDKILAEIKKYVS